The DNA window CGCGGTGTACCGGAAGGCGCTGGACGCCGGGGACCCCGGCCCCTGGCTCGCCGGGCGGCCGGTGAAGCCGGTGTTCCGCCGCTCGGTGTGAGATGAGATGAGGTGCGGCGGCGCCGCCGTGACGTGCGGAAGCGTCAGCGGCGGGCCCGCCGACCGGCGTCGGCCGTCCGCTCGGCGGTGCGTCCGGCCAGCCGGTCGGCCGTCCGGTCCACCAGCCACGCGGTCGCCGGAACCACCGCCAGCGCGGTGGACCAGCCGCCGAGGGCGTCGGTCGGGTAGTGCGCGCCCAGGGCGACCTGCGCCCAGCCCATGGCGGTGCCTGCGAGCAGCCCCATGATGAGTACGAGCGAGGTGCCGGCCGTTCTGCCGAGGCCGAGCCGGCCGGTCACGAGCAGCGCCACCACCAGGGCGAACGCGGTGAGAAAGGCGGTGTGCCCGCTCGGGAAGGACAGGTTCTCCTCGCCGTGGATGGTGCGTCCCACCAGGGACTTGAGGAGTTTCGTCGTCCCCACCGCCAGGCCGACGCCGCCGACGACGAGCACCGCCGCGCGGGGCAGGCGCAGCAGCAGACAGCCCGTCACCGCGGCCACGACCAGCGTCGCCGCTCCCACCGGCTCCCCCAGGAAGTCCACGGCCAGCGCGACGTCCCGCCACGGCGGCGCCACACCGTCCACCGCCGCCAGGATCCGCGCGTCCACCCTGCCGGGGGCGCCGGCATCCGCGTACAGCACCCCGAGCGCGAGGACCACCAGCGCGGCGAGGGCCGCGACCGGCCCGAGCCACGCGCGCAGCGGCGCGGGCAGTACCGGGGGCGCCGGGCGGCCGGTCACCGGCCCACCGTGCCCGGTCGGTCCACGGTGATCCACCGGCTGTCGGTGACCTTCGACTCCGCCGTGCGCAGCAACGTCCACTCCCCCGGTCCCCCACGGACGGTCCCCCGACCGTCCCCCGGGCACCCTAGCCAACAGCGCGGGCGCGCACAGCGGGTGGCCCGAAGGAGCGCATGCCCGGAGAAGCGTTCGAACGGTAGGTTGAGCCGGTGACCACTTCGCCCTTGATCCTGCTGCTGTCGGGAAGCCTGCGCTCCGGGTCCACCAACGAGGCCGTGCTGCGCACCGCGCAGGACCTGGCGCCGTCCGTGAAGGTGCGTGCCGTCCTGTACGACGGTCTGGCACGGCTCCCGCACTTCAACCCCGACGAGGACGCCGACCCGCTGCCCGCCCCCGTGAGCGAGCTGCGCGCGGCGATCGACGCGGCGGCGGGGATCCTGATCTGCGCCCCGGAGTACGCGGGCACGCTGCCGGGTTCCTTCAAGAACCTGCTCGACTGGACGGTCGGCGGAACCGAGATCTGCGACAAGCCGACCGCCTGGATCAACGCGGCCGCCCCCGGCCGGGGCCAGGGCGCGGACGCCACCCTGCGGACCGTACTGGGCTACACCGGCGCCGACATCGTGGAACCGGCCTGTGTGAGGCTCCCGGTCGACCGTGGGAAGGTCGACGCGGAGGGTCTGATCACCGACCCGGACGTGCGCCGCGACATCGCCCGGGTGATGGACCTGCTGGCCACGGGGACGACCACGACCGGCTAGCCGAGGATGCGGCGCTTCTGCGCCTCGAACTCCTCGGCGGTCAGCACGCCCTGTTCCTTGAGCTCACCCAGCTGCTTCAGCTGGTCGATCTTGGAGGTCATGTCGTCACCGGCGGGCGCCGGGGCCGGTGGCGGCGGCTGCTGGGGCTGGGGCTGCTGCTGGTACTGCGGTTCCTCCTGCTGCGCCCAGCGTCCCGCCTGCCGGCGTGACACACGGTTGGACACGGCGGTGGCCGTACCCGCCACCACGGCGGTACGGGCGACGCCACGAAGAAGTCCGGGCATGTTCAGTCATCTCCCAGGAACACGAGATACGGAGCGGGCAGCGACGACGGCACGGTTCACGCCGCCTCCTCCGCCGCCTCCAGCGAGGCCAGCAGCGCCTGGACGGGAATCCGCCCGCCGGCCACCACCTGGCCGCCACCGCGCCGCATGGCCCGTGCGAACGGGGCCGCCCACACGTTCTCGTACACGATGATCCCGGCGGAGTTGCCGGGCTCCAGCGCACCACCGGCATCGTCGATGTCGCTCTGGTCCAGCAGCCCCGACGAGGCCCCCTCGAACACCGAGAGGTCGATCTCGCCCCCCATGTCCCTCAGTTCCAGCACGGACACCGAACCGTCCTCGCCCTTGCGGACGAACAGCAGGTCGAGCACCCGGATGATGCCCCGGTCGACCAGGTCGACGAGCAGGGGGAACCCCTCACCCGTCATCCGGCTGCCGGGAAACTCGACGATCAGGTAGTCGACGGGCCCCATGTCCTGGAGCTCCCGGAAATCCTCGCTCATCGCCACTCCTTCACCTTCGGGGCCCACGCCCCGGGGCGCGGGAGGCACTCCTGCCATTCCAACACCACCCGCCATCCCCCGCACCTGTTGTCCCCTCGCCCTCGGAGCAGGTGCCGGACGCCCTCCGCCCGGCCCGCCTTCCGCCCGGACCGTGCGCCGAGCCGCGTATCGGCGGATCCTGGAGGAGGGAGCGCCGAAGGTCGACCGGTACGACGGATGGTGACGGTGAGCGCCGTGGCAGAGACCGACGAGTACCCGCCGGGCGACGCCCGCACCCGGACCGATCCCCCGGGCGACCCGCTCGGCGATCCCCTGGGTGACCCCCTCGGCGATCCTCCGGGCCCGCCCCTCGGAGACCCCTTCCTCCGGACGCGGATCGTGCCGCCGACGCGGCCCGCCACGTTCCTGCGGCGGCAGCGGCTCGTCGAGCACCTCGGCCGGGCCCGTGGAACGCCCCTGACGCTGGTGAACGGCCCCGCCGGGGCCGGCAAGACCCTGCTGACCGCCGACTGGGCGGCCACCCTGGGCCGCCCGGTCGCCTGGCTCACCGCCGAGGCCGGGGACGAGCGCCCGGCGGTGTTCTGGACGTACGTCCTCCGGGCCCTGCGCGGCAGCGGTACGCCCCTGCCCCGCGCGCTGGCGGTCCCGCCGGACGCCGCCGAGGTGGACCCCAGGCTGCTGGAGGCACTCGCGGCCCGGCTGAGCGAGCTCGCCGAGCCCGCGGTGCTGGTCATCGACGAGTTCGACCGGGTGACCTCCCCGGAGGTCGCGGAGCAGCTGGCACTCGTCCTGCGCCACGCCGGCCTCGGCCTGCGCCTGGTCATCGGCAGCCGCACGGAGCCCCTGATGCCCCTGCACGACTACCGGCTGGCCGGCCGGCTGACGGAGATCCGCGCCGCGGAGCTGGCCTTCACCCGTGAGGAGGCCGGCGCCCTGCTCGACCTGCACGGTCTGAGCCTGTCGGCCGAGGCGGTGGGCTCCCTGGTGGACCGTACCCGCGGATGGGCCGCCGGCCTGCGGCTCTGCGCGCTGGCCGCGCGCGAGAGCCCCGACCCGGAGGCGTACCTCAAGGAGTTCGAGGCGGACCGGAGCACGGTGGCGGACTTCCTGCTCGCGGAAGTGCTCAAAGGACGGCCGGAGGAGGCCCAGGACCTGCTGCTGCGGGTCAGTGTCCTGACCCGGTTCAACCCCGACCTGGCGAACGCCCTCACCGGCCGGATCGACGCCGAGCCGCTGCTGTGCGGGCTGGTCCGCGAGAACGCCTTCGTCGAGGCCCTCGGGCACTCCTCGTACCGGCTCCACCCGCTGTTCAGGGAGATACTCCGGGCCCATCTGCGGGAACGACTCCCCGCCCTGGAGCCGGAACTGCACCGCAGGGCCGCCCGCTGGCTGCGCCGTTCCGGGTCCCTGTACGAGACGCTCGCCCACAGCACCGCCGCGGGCGAATGGGGCTTCACCGCCGCCACGCTCGTCGAGGACCTGGCCATGGGGCAGCTCTTCACCGGCCTGCGCTCCGACGACCTGGTCCGGTTGTGCTCCGAGATGCCGCCCGAGGCCACGGGCGTGGCGCCGGAGCTCGTACGGGCGGCCCTGGACCTGTCCCGGTACGACCTCCCCCGCGGCCTCGTCCATCTGCGGCGGGCCGGG is part of the Streptomyces sp. P9-A4 genome and encodes:
- a CDS encoding phosphatase PAP2 family protein, with protein sequence MTGRPAPPVLPAPLRAWLGPVAALAALVVLALGVLYADAGAPGRVDARILAAVDGVAPPWRDVALAVDFLGEPVGAATLVVAAVTGCLLLRLPRAAVLVVGGVGLAVGTTKLLKSLVGRTIHGEENLSFPSGHTAFLTAFALVVALLVTGRLGLGRTAGTSLVLIMGLLAGTAMGWAQVALGAHYPTDALGGWSTALAVVPATAWLVDRTADRLAGRTAERTADAGRRARR
- a CDS encoding NADPH-dependent FMN reductase — its product is MTTSPLILLLSGSLRSGSTNEAVLRTAQDLAPSVKVRAVLYDGLARLPHFNPDEDADPLPAPVSELRAAIDAAAGILICAPEYAGTLPGSFKNLLDWTVGGTEICDKPTAWINAAAPGRGQGADATLRTVLGYTGADIVEPACVRLPVDRGKVDAEGLITDPDVRRDIARVMDLLATGTTTTG
- a CDS encoding SHOCT domain-containing protein, yielding MPGLLRGVARTAVVAGTATAVSNRVSRRQAGRWAQQEEPQYQQQPQPQQPPPPAPAPAGDDMTSKIDQLKQLGELKEQGVLTAEEFEAQKRRILG
- a CDS encoding DUF6325 family protein, whose amino-acid sequence is MSEDFRELQDMGPVDYLIVEFPGSRMTGEGFPLLVDLVDRGIIRVLDLLFVRKGEDGSVSVLELRDMGGEIDLSVFEGASSGLLDQSDIDDAGGALEPGNSAGIIVYENVWAAPFARAMRRGGGQVVAGGRIPVQALLASLEAAEEAA